A part of Carettochelys insculpta isolate YL-2023 chromosome 1, ASM3395843v1, whole genome shotgun sequence genomic DNA contains:
- the LOC142007104 gene encoding homeobox protein NANOG-like, whose translation MSAHLAMPAYQAYQAGVGSGIRYGDYYWNVPGELDNGPHKEAADADEALPEPEEKAIPNPELSPASSSSGTLLRYTPDSATSPNAAPPSPHPAMRLGGGESGGGVKKAKSRTAFSQEQLQTLHQRFQSQKYLSPQQIRELGSALGLTYKQVKTWFQNQRMKFKRCQKETQWMEKGTYLPQNAFHQAGYLDMNPSYHQGCPVGASRNIQTVTNVHQSYGSSQTYGSGQSLYPFMAIEEEGLFGKAGGACSAQQTMGFFSQQKVNFYHGFPANMDYASVETEDGYHFQNASVNAMSFPGTAGRQQYQTAWYPQGTQSNFNS comes from the exons ATGAGTGCCCACCTGGCCATGCCCGCCTACCAGGCGTACCAAGCCGGGGTAGGCAGCGGAATAAGGTACGGCGACTACTACTGGAACGTCCCGGGGGAGCTGGACAATGGCCCCCACAAAGAGGCGGccgatgctgatgaggcgctacCAGAGCCGGAGGAGAAGGCCATTCCCAACCCAG AGCTCTCGCCCGCCTCCTCCAGCTCGGGCACGCTGCTGCGCTACACGCCGGACTCGGCCACCAGCCCCAACGCCGCGCCCCCGTCCCCGCACCCGGCCATGCGGCTGGGCGGCGGGGAGAGCGGAGGGGGGGTGAAGAAAGCCAAGAGCCGCACGGCCTtctcccaggagcagctgcaaaCCCTGCACCAGCGGTTCCAGAGCCAGAAGTACCTCAGCCCCCAGCAGATCCgggagctgggctctgccctggggctgaccTACAAGCAG GTAAAGACGTGGTTTCAAAACCAACGGATGAAGTTTAAACGATGCCAGAAGGAGACTCAGTGGATGGAGAAAGGGACCTACCTACCCCAG aatgcatttcatcaggcaggTTACCTGGATATGAACCCCAGCTATCACCAGGGTTGTCCTGTTGGTGCCAGCAGGAATATCCAGACTGTGACCAATGTGCATCAGAGCTATGGTAGCAGCCAGACCTATGGGAGtggccagagcctgtaccccttcATGGCTATCGAGGAGGAGGGGTTATTTGGGAAAGCGGGGggagcctgcagtgcccagcagaCAATGGGCTTCTTCAGCCAGCAAAAGGTGAACTTTTATCATGGCTTCCCAGCAAACATGGATTACGCCAGTGTGGAGACAGAAGATGGCTACCACTtccagaatgcctctgtcaatgCGATGTCCTTCCCAGGCACTGCTGGGCGCCAGCAGTACCAGACAGCATGGTATCCACAAGGCACACAAAGCAACTTTAACTCTTAG
- the LOC142014394 gene encoding homeobox protein NANOG-like, giving the protein MSAHLVVPYQLYPNGTAMGYGEVYWNSAGGTERAVSWPGRGAVAAGDAQFLEEEGQNPDLSPASSSSGNLSHFAPDSATSPQTESLSPQPVSEPQKNGKEREGGVKKAKIRTAFSKEQLQTLHQRFQSQKYLSPQQIRELAAALGLTYKQVKTWFQNRRMKLKRCQKHNLWSERAQCLLQTGFQPSGYLEVHPSFHQSYPISAAGNIQAVGSPLQSYSAAQNPYTFIANEEGAVFGKGGATCSVQQTVGFIAQHKVDFYHGFPGTMEYTAAKTGDGYSFHHASATMTPFPGTAGHPLYHP; this is encoded by the exons ATGAGTGCTCACTTGGTGGTGCCTTACCAGCTTTACCCAAATGGGACTGCCATGGGCTATGGAGAGGTTTACTGGAACTCAGCAGGGGGTACGGAACGTGCTGTGTCATGGCCTGGAAGGGGAGCAGTAGCAGCTGGAGACGCCCAGTTtctggaggaggaagggcagaaCCCAG ACCTCTCCCCTGCATCCTCTAGCTCTGGGAATTTGAGCCACTTTGCACCAGATTCCGCCACCAGCCCCCAGACAGAATCCTTATCCCCCCAACCTGTGTCTGAGCCCCAGAAGAATGGGAAGGAAAGAGAGGGAGGGGTGAAGAAAGCCAAGATCCGTACCGCGTTCTCCAAGGAGCAGCTGCAAACCCTGCACCAACGGTTCCAGAGCCAGAAGTACCTCAGCCCCCAGCAGATCCgggagctggctgcagctctggggctgacCTACAAGCAG GTTAAGACCTGGTTCCAGAACCGAAGAATGAAGCTGAAGAGATGCCAGAAACACAACCTGTGGTCAGAAAGGGCTCAGTGCCTCTTGCAG ACCGGGTTCCAGCCCAGCGGGTACCTGGAAGTGCACCCCTCTTTCCACCAGAGCTATCCAATCAGTGCAGCAGGAAACATCCAAGCTGTGGGCAGTCCCCTTCAGAGCTACTCAGCAGCGCAGAACCCATACACGTTCATAGCCAATGAGGAGGGGGCGGTATTTGGCAAAGGTGGGGCCACATGTAGTGTCCAACAGACAGTGGGATTCATTGCCCAGCACAAAGTAGACTTTTATCATGGCTTCCCTGGGACCATGGAATACACTGCTGCAAAGACAGGAGATGGCTATAGCTTCCACCATGCCTCAGCTACTATGACACCTTTCCCGGGCACTGCTGGCCACCCTCTGTACCACCCCTAA